In Flavobacteriaceae bacterium, the following proteins share a genomic window:
- a CDS encoding AraC family transcriptional regulator has translation MDFKLYLTIWNILIAISTIVGLTFGILLLCTKRKNKAANKFIALVVIIMSLWLTWVYISDMNILDYYPRFTWIPITTYLLIIGPSLYFYVIKIITPSFKFKKIHYLHFSPLFLDIIFHCFQVYDSYLSGIPLHQTKTFELISPFFQLLAIISVAIYVRLAIKKIKLFSSILDDNYSNSEKYKLNWLKRIIYFFGTMWVLWLPYTFIDYFFFDYQLNFKYYYPLYLIMGVVSVWMGVKTFLRPEYVLLQLKENRDKKPLPVEGLNKKVIWLQKEMEQNLFFLNPELTLSSLSEKLNIHPNLLSRIINQGIHKSFSDFINEYRVNAIIKKMKDPLYSNITLLGIAHESGFNSKTSFYRTFKKCTGKTPSQYIK, from the coding sequence ATGGATTTCAAACTATATCTTACTATTTGGAATATTTTAATAGCAATTTCTACAATTGTTGGATTGACATTTGGTATATTACTTTTATGTACTAAACGAAAAAACAAAGCTGCTAATAAATTTATAGCTTTGGTTGTAATAATTATGTCGCTTTGGCTAACTTGGGTATATATTTCAGATATGAATATTCTTGATTATTACCCAAGATTTACATGGATACCCATCACTACTTATTTATTAATTATAGGCCCTTCTTTATATTTTTATGTTATTAAAATAATTACCCCTAGTTTTAAATTTAAAAAAATACACTACCTTCATTTTAGCCCTTTATTTCTAGATATAATCTTTCACTGTTTTCAAGTTTATGATAGTTATTTATCTGGAATACCATTACATCAAACAAAAACTTTTGAATTGATTAGTCCTTTTTTCCAATTATTAGCTATTATTTCTGTTGCCATTTATGTTAGATTAGCTATTAAAAAAATAAAGTTATTCTCTTCTATACTTGATGATAACTATAGCAATAGTGAAAAATATAAACTTAATTGGCTAAAAAGAATCATTTATTTTTTTGGCACAATGTGGGTACTTTGGTTACCATATACATTTATAGATTATTTCTTTTTCGATTATCAATTAAACTTTAAGTATTATTATCCATTATATCTAATAATGGGTGTTGTTTCTGTTTGGATGGGAGTAAAAACTTTTCTGAGGCCAGAGTATGTGTTATTACAATTAAAAGAGAACAGAGATAAAAAACCGCTCCCAGTTGAGGGTTTAAATAAAAAAGTGATTTGGCTTCAAAAAGAGATGGAACAAAACTTATTTTTTCTCAATCCTGAATTAACGTTAAGCTCTCTTTCCGAAAAACTTAACATTCATCCTAACCTCTTGTCTCGAATAATTAATCAAGGGATTCATAAAAGTTTTTCAGATTTTATAAATGAGTATCGTGTAAATGCTATTATAAAAAAGATGAAAGATCCATTATACAGTAATATTACACTTCTTGGAATTGCTCACGAAAGTGGTTTTAATTCAAAAACATCTTTCTATAGAACCTTTAAAAAGTGTACTGGTAAAACACCTTCTCAATATATAAAGTAA
- the rbfA gene encoding 30S ribosome-binding factor RbfA, producing MESNRQKKIASVLQLDLVEVLQGSASQGGMRNIIISVTKVKVTVDLSIAKVYLSIFPVDKGQELLEGIQSNSSLIKHELAQRTRHQLRRMPQLEFFIDDSLEYIDNIDRSLKGLDNPIDNPDLLDKRKKS from the coding sequence ATGGAAAGCAATAGGCAGAAAAAAATAGCTTCGGTATTACAACTCGATTTAGTAGAAGTGCTTCAAGGTTCAGCCTCACAAGGTGGAATGCGAAATATTATCATCTCAGTAACAAAAGTTAAAGTAACTGTTGATCTATCTATTGCTAAAGTATATTTAAGTATTTTTCCTGTTGATAAAGGTCAAGAATTATTAGAAGGTATTCAATCCAATTCATCTTTAATAAAACATGAATTAGCTCAACGTACAAGACATCAATTACGTCGTATGCCTCAATTAGAATTTTTTATTGATGATTCTTTAGAATATATTGATAATATAGACCGTTCTTTAAAAGGCTTAGATAACCCAATTGATAACCCAGATTTACTTGACAAAAGAAAAAAATCATAA
- a CDS encoding S9 family peptidase, with protein sequence MKLDYILFYVLFFTITLYSQEANIISKGIADSIYNIEYPKINTYRSKINFPPFIGWNQNGKKMLFNGGKVIYSMKKYNSEIKEYKEFDNNLSSYLSPNHNYFLYQEDENGNEDYQLFLYDITTNKGKVLSEEGDKSYDSFWSPDSQRFIFKSNKRNPAEVDLYVRGVSDSHDEQLLFSNISDDGQVYDWSLEKNTILAVKVISENNKFLYSINDQSGEIEQINPNKNNIAYSDAKFIPNQNACLIISDEFSEFLQLQLYDLSSKKFKVITSNIPWDIEALTIDKNGKKAAFSINKNGLSQLYILDLKTLKYSKVNDSPEGIIRNLIINSKGTEVGFNLYASTFYRKVFGYNIKINKLNQYTRKGKLLIDTLIFAKAESFTYKSIDPDNKIEYNIPAFIYRPNIESPSPVFIDIHGGPEYQIKASFNSFYQYLVNELGITVILPNIRGSNGYGKSYMKLDDGINRENAIEDVGALLDWIKKQPDLDADRVAIYGESYGGYVTLASLAKYSKRIKCGIDVVGISNWITYLKSTRDYRRDLRRVEFGDERNNNTSVFLKEISPINNVDKIDSPLLIFQGLNDPRVNYKESEQVYKALNSLGKEVWYVLAKDEGHGFKKNSNYLLQRNLTISFLKKHLIY encoded by the coding sequence ATGAAACTAGATTACATACTATTTTACGTATTGTTTTTTACTATTACATTATATTCTCAAGAAGCAAATATTATTTCTAAAGGAATAGCAGATTCTATTTACAATATAGAGTATCCTAAAATTAATACCTACAGAAGCAAAATCAATTTCCCTCCATTTATCGGGTGGAATCAAAATGGCAAAAAAATGCTGTTCAATGGTGGCAAAGTCATTTATTCAATGAAGAAGTATAACTCAGAAATAAAAGAATATAAAGAGTTTGACAACAATCTAAGCTCCTATTTATCTCCAAATCATAATTACTTTTTATACCAAGAAGATGAAAATGGAAATGAAGATTATCAACTATTTTTATACGACATTACCACTAACAAAGGTAAGGTGTTGTCTGAGGAAGGGGATAAAAGTTATGATTCTTTTTGGAGTCCAGACAGTCAACGTTTTATATTCAAATCAAATAAAAGAAACCCTGCCGAAGTAGATTTATATGTTAGAGGAGTTTCTGATTCACATGATGAACAACTTTTATTTAGTAATATCTCAGATGATGGGCAGGTATACGATTGGAGCTTAGAAAAAAACACCATCTTAGCAGTTAAAGTCATCTCAGAGAACAATAAGTTTCTTTACTCTATCAACGATCAATCTGGGGAAATTGAACAAATCAATCCAAATAAAAATAATATTGCGTATTCAGATGCTAAATTTATTCCTAATCAAAATGCCTGTCTAATTATTTCTGATGAGTTTTCAGAATTCCTTCAACTACAACTTTATGATTTAAGCAGCAAAAAATTCAAAGTTATAACATCAAATATTCCTTGGGATATTGAAGCTTTGACAATTGATAAAAATGGAAAAAAAGCTGCATTCAGTATAAACAAAAATGGATTATCACAGCTCTATATTTTAGATCTAAAAACATTAAAATATTCTAAAGTTAATGATTCTCCAGAAGGTATTATACGCAATTTGATTATTAACTCAAAAGGGACAGAAGTTGGATTTAACTTATACGCTAGCACTTTTTATCGAAAGGTTTTTGGTTATAATATAAAAATCAATAAACTAAATCAATATACTAGAAAAGGTAAACTGTTAATAGACACTCTTATTTTCGCTAAAGCAGAATCATTTACCTACAAAAGTATTGATCCAGATAACAAAATAGAATACAATATTCCTGCTTTTATCTACAGGCCAAATATAGAATCTCCTTCACCTGTTTTTATAGATATTCACGGCGGTCCAGAATATCAAATAAAAGCTTCATTTAATAGTTTTTATCAATATTTAGTAAATGAGCTTGGAATAACCGTCATACTTCCAAATATTAGAGGTTCAAATGGGTATGGGAAGTCCTATATGAAGCTAGATGATGGAATAAACCGAGAAAATGCAATAGAAGATGTAGGAGCATTATTGGATTGGATAAAAAAGCAACCTGATTTAGATGCTGATCGTGTTGCTATTTATGGAGAGTCATATGGTGGCTATGTTACGCTTGCTTCATTGGCAAAATACTCAAAAAGAATAAAGTGTGGTATTGATGTTGTGGGAATTTCTAATTGGATTACCTATTTAAAGAGTACAAGAGATTATCGGAGAGATTTAAGAAGAGTTGAATTTGGGGATGAACGAAACAATAACACATCAGTGTTTTTAAAGGAAATTTCACCTATAAATAATGTAGATAAAATAGATTCACCTTTATTAATTTTTCAAGGATTAAATGATCCTAGGGTTAATTATAAAGAATCCGAGCAAGTATATAAAGCTCTAAATTCTTTAGGAAAAGAGGTATGGTATGTATTGGCAAAAGATGAGGGGCATGGGTTCAAAAAGAATAGTAATTATTTACTACAAAGAAACCTTACTATTTCGTTTCTAAAAAAACACTTAATTTATTAA
- a CDS encoding TonB-dependent receptor, with the protein MLFFAAQVLWSQTSSVSGLVKDETNSPIAYANILLLKAQDSTIVTGDSSDENGKFRFDNIELGSYILKTSFIGFKDNYTTISVTKNTNARSIILQEDIESLSAVELTVKKPTIKIEPDRLIFNVENSSLSEGNILQVLRSTPRVLVADEEIKIKNSNATVYINDKKVSLTGNELAQLLEGTPANTVKSIEVITNPSAKYDADSGTVLNIVMSKNLITGYRGSIFANYTQGVFPRTNYGITQFYKNSKINVFASYNYRKNKINRDDDQRINFLDQGNNIIQQWNSNFNREVNSETHNFNFIFDYSITENSTLSFSANGQILPYFERRTIGETRVTDNTNNPLFNFDSQNLSRDERSNISYGLDYIYNFKNSAKLSLNVIYTDYDYERNQDVNSEYFSAINTLDSITTFNTLSNQDTEFLIYKADYTLPISETTLFEVGVKASNIKSNSNIVQNDIINGQEILDINNTDIFDYDEDIYAAYINYEDQWGRWGFKGGLRFEHTDIEGISVLLGSVNTQDYSEFFPTLSLNYQATEIFSLYTNYKRSLERPNYSNLNPFRFFLTDNAIVTGNPNLQPVFENRVTIGTSFLDHFVIEAYYSKRKDNIIEIPLQDNVNSLITITPTNIGQTRDFGFDFETFYDIGNHWSLYFYNSIFNIEDESNFNGNQIVQDQWTIVSSLSNTFSFLEDNSLNAAFTVTYFSKNIQGFRILEPRLASDFSISKVILKNKGVLSLSVEDIFNEQDYFSRTRFLNQDNSNFLDFDNRTIKLGFRYKFGNTKLKTNERSKSIEEKNRLRRSN; encoded by the coding sequence TTGTTATTTTTTGCGGCACAGGTGCTATGGTCGCAAACATCATCTGTTTCAGGATTAGTTAAGGATGAAACAAATTCACCAATAGCTTATGCAAATATTTTATTGTTAAAAGCACAAGATTCAACTATTGTTACTGGTGATTCTTCAGATGAAAATGGAAAATTTAGATTTGATAATATTGAATTGGGTAGTTATATTCTCAAAACAAGTTTTATAGGATTTAAAGACAATTATACTACAATTTCTGTTACTAAAAATACTAACGCTCGTAGTATTATTTTACAAGAAGATATAGAATCACTATCTGCTGTAGAATTAACCGTAAAAAAACCAACGATAAAAATTGAGCCTGATCGATTAATATTTAATGTAGAAAACTCATCATTAAGTGAAGGTAATATTTTGCAAGTACTGAGAAGTACTCCTAGAGTGTTGGTTGCAGATGAAGAAATTAAAATAAAAAACAGTAACGCTACAGTTTACATTAATGATAAAAAAGTAAGCTTAACAGGAAACGAATTAGCACAACTTTTAGAAGGAACTCCAGCAAATACCGTAAAATCGATTGAAGTGATTACAAATCCATCTGCTAAGTATGACGCAGATAGCGGTACGGTATTAAACATCGTGATGTCTAAAAATTTAATAACAGGTTATAGAGGAAGTATTTTTGCTAATTATACACAAGGTGTATTTCCAAGAACAAATTATGGAATCACACAGTTTTATAAGAATTCTAAAATTAATGTCTTTGCGAGTTATAATTACAGAAAAAATAAAATTAATAGAGATGATGATCAACGTATTAATTTTTTAGATCAAGGAAATAATATAATACAACAATGGAATTCGAATTTTAATCGAGAAGTGAATTCTGAAACTCATAATTTTAATTTCATTTTTGATTATTCAATTACTGAAAATAGTACACTTAGTTTTTCTGCTAACGGACAAATCCTTCCTTATTTTGAACGAAGAACTATTGGAGAAACTAGGGTTACAGATAATACAAATAATCCATTATTTAACTTTGATTCTCAAAACTTATCAAGAGATGAACGAAGCAATATTAGCTATGGGCTAGATTATATTTACAATTTTAAAAATTCAGCTAAACTATCGTTAAATGTTATCTACACAGATTACGATTACGAAAGAAATCAAGATGTAAATAGTGAGTATTTTTCTGCAATAAATACTTTAGACTCTATTACAACCTTTAACACTTTAAGTAATCAAGATACAGAGTTTTTAATTTACAAAGCAGATTATACCCTACCTATTAGTGAAACAACATTATTTGAAGTAGGTGTTAAGGCATCAAATATTAAGAGTAATAGTAATATTGTGCAGAATGATATTATTAATGGACAAGAAATACTAGATATAAATAACACCGATATTTTTGACTATGATGAAGATATATATGCAGCCTATATAAACTATGAAGATCAATGGGGTAGATGGGGTTTTAAAGGAGGTTTACGATTTGAGCATACCGATATAGAAGGTATTTCTGTTTTATTAGGAAGTGTGAACACTCAAGACTATTCTGAGTTTTTCCCAACACTAAGTTTAAATTACCAAGCTACTGAAATATTTAGTTTATATACTAATTATAAACGAAGTTTAGAACGTCCTAATTACAGTAATTTAAACCCTTTCAGATTCTTTTTAACAGATAATGCTATTGTTACGGGTAACCCTAATTTGCAACCAGTGTTTGAGAATAGAGTTACAATAGGAACATCATTTTTAGATCATTTTGTAATTGAAGCTTATTATAGCAAAAGGAAAGATAATATTATAGAAATCCCTTTACAAGATAATGTTAACAGCCTTATTACAATTACACCAACAAATATTGGGCAAACGAGAGACTTTGGATTTGATTTTGAAACATTTTATGATATAGGAAATCATTGGAGCTTATATTTTTATAATTCTATTTTTAATATAGAAGATGAATCTAACTTTAATGGAAACCAAATTGTACAAGACCAATGGACTATAGTGTCATCTCTTAGTAATACATTTTCATTTTTAGAGGATAATAGTCTAAATGCAGCTTTTACTGTTACATATTTTTCTAAAAATATTCAGGGTTTTCGAATATTGGAGCCACGTTTAGCTTCGGATTTTTCGATAAGCAAAGTAATATTAAAAAATAAGGGAGTATTATCATTATCTGTTGAAGATATTTTTAATGAACAAGATTATTTTTCAAGAACACGCTTTTTAAATCAGGATAATTCGAATTTTTTAGACTTTGATAATCGTACAATTAAATTAGGGTTTCGTTACAAATTTGGAAATACCAAACTAAAAACTAATGAACGTTCTAAGTCTATTGAAGAAAAAAATCGTTTACGCCGAAGTAATTAA
- a CDS encoding ABC transporter permease produces the protein MNISLYIAKRYLFSKSSNNAINIITLIAAFGIIIGATALFIVLSGFAGLKDFSLQSISFVDPDLKIITAKGKTFELTPEEQAKLDNVKGVASYSKIIEERFILDYDEKNSIVTIKGVDENYPIATIKNILNEGSNWPIPNTDQLVLGSGIAYDLSLGLFSFNKVLKIISVKPGKGQISSLKDIIKSVNATSVGTFQINEELDNSIAYANLETLQYLLNYKENQVSGIEFILSNPENLEVVKAELQAIFGDKVLIKNRLQLNDALYKMLNTENVAVYLIFTLVLIIALFNVVGSIVMMILDKKKNLQTLFNLGVTVKNIRRIFFFQGTLMTLIGGGFGLLLGYIIILLQSQFSLAMLTPNLAYPVAIRPINFLIVFATISILGILASKIASTRITKRLIA, from the coding sequence ATGAACATTTCTTTATATATAGCAAAACGTTACTTATTTTCAAAAAGCAGTAATAATGCTATTAACATTATTACTTTAATCGCTGCCTTTGGGATTATCATAGGTGCTACAGCTCTTTTTATTGTGCTTTCAGGTTTTGCCGGGTTAAAAGATTTTAGTTTACAGTCTATCTCTTTTGTTGATCCTGATTTAAAGATTATTACAGCTAAAGGAAAAACATTTGAATTAACTCCAGAAGAGCAAGCAAAATTAGATAATGTAAAAGGTGTTGCTTCTTATTCTAAAATTATTGAAGAGCGTTTTATTCTTGATTACGATGAAAAAAACTCTATTGTTACTATAAAAGGTGTTGACGAAAATTACCCTATAGCTACCATAAAAAACATTTTGAATGAAGGTAGTAATTGGCCAATACCAAATACAGATCAACTTGTTTTAGGCTCCGGTATTGCTTATGATTTATCTCTAGGATTATTTAGTTTTAACAAAGTACTTAAAATAATTTCTGTAAAACCTGGTAAAGGTCAAATCTCATCTTTGAAGGATATTATTAAATCTGTAAATGCGACTAGTGTAGGTACATTTCAAATTAACGAAGAGCTAGATAATTCAATTGCTTATGCCAATCTTGAAACGCTACAATATTTACTAAACTATAAAGAAAATCAGGTAAGTGGTATTGAGTTTATACTAAGTAATCCTGAAAACCTAGAAGTTGTAAAAGCAGAGTTGCAAGCTATCTTTGGAGATAAAGTGCTTATAAAAAATCGATTACAATTAAATGATGCGCTCTACAAAATGCTAAACACAGAAAATGTAGCAGTATATCTTATTTTTACGCTTGTTTTAATTATAGCTCTTTTTAATGTTGTTGGCTCAATAGTCATGATGATACTGGACAAAAAGAAAAATCTGCAAACACTATTTAATTTAGGAGTAACAGTAAAAAATATTCGTCGTATTTTCTTTTTTCAAGGAACTTTAATGACGCTTATTGGAGGTGGGTTTGGCTTACTCTTAGGTTATATAATCATCTTACTACAAAGTCAATTTTCATTAGCTATGTTAACTCCAAACCTAGCTTATCCAGTCGCTATACGACCAATTAATTTTTTAATTGTATTTGCAACAATATCTATTTTAGGAATTTTAGCTTCCAAAATAGCATCTACTCGTATTACAAAACGTTTGATTGCTTAA
- the dusB gene encoding tRNA dihydrouridine synthase DusB produces MVKIDHIELPDFPLLLAPMEDVSDPPFRALCKEQGADVVYTEFISSEGLIRDAAKSTMKLDIYEKERPVGIQVFGANLDSMLKTVDIVEKSNPDIIDINFGCPVKKVVSKGAGAGILKDIDLMVSLTREMVKRTHLPITVKTRLGWDHNSIKIVEVAERLQDVGCKAISIHGRTRAQMYKGEADWRPIADVKNNPRMHIPIFGNGDVDTPERAMKMRDDYGLDGAMIGRASIGNPWFFKQVKHFFNTGEHLAPISLIERVDAARRHLQMAIDWKGKTLGVFETRRHYTNYFKGIPHFKNYRMKMVTSDDSKDVFDAFDEVLDKFSDYQFA; encoded by the coding sequence TTGGTAAAAATAGATCATATAGAACTTCCTGATTTTCCATTACTACTTGCACCTATGGAAGATGTTAGCGACCCTCCTTTTAGAGCATTATGCAAAGAACAGGGAGCTGATGTAGTATATACTGAGTTTATTTCTAGTGAAGGCCTTATTCGCGATGCTGCTAAAAGCACAATGAAATTAGATATTTATGAAAAAGAACGCCCAGTAGGAATACAGGTTTTTGGCGCTAATCTTGATAGTATGTTGAAAACTGTTGATATAGTTGAAAAATCGAACCCAGATATTATAGATATTAACTTTGGATGTCCAGTAAAAAAAGTAGTTAGTAAAGGTGCAGGTGCAGGTATTTTAAAAGATATTGATTTAATGGTATCTCTTACAAGAGAAATGGTAAAACGTACTCATCTACCAATTACAGTTAAAACACGATTAGGTTGGGACCATAATTCTATTAAAATAGTTGAGGTTGCTGAGCGCTTACAAGATGTAGGGTGTAAAGCTATTTCTATTCATGGGCGTACGAGAGCACAAATGTATAAAGGAGAAGCAGATTGGAGGCCTATTGCTGACGTTAAGAATAACCCTAGAATGCACATCCCTATATTTGGAAATGGTGATGTAGATACTCCTGAAAGAGCTATGAAAATGAGAGATGATTATGGACTTGATGGAGCAATGATTGGTCGTGCTAGTATTGGTAATCCATGGTTTTTTAAACAGGTAAAACACTTTTTTAATACAGGAGAACATTTAGCACCTATCTCTTTAATAGAACGAGTAGATGCAGCAAGAAGACATTTACAAATGGCTATTGATTGGAAAGGAAAAACTTTAGGTGTTTTTGAAACACGGCGTCATTATACAAATTATTTTAAAGGAATTCCCCATTTTAAGAATTACCGAATGAAAATGGTAACTAGCGACGATTCAAAAGATGTTTTTGATGCTTTTGATGAAGTTTTAGATAAGTTTTCGGATTACCAGTTTGCATAA
- a CDS encoding class A beta-lactamase-related serine hydrolase, with amino-acid sequence MNIKSKLVQKTLLFFICKIFILITLLFSSCTKKEELTNSITKDVFASEINQLKDYFQIPGLSILIKNDNEIIYEDYLGFANISDKTPLDKTTTIPMASLTKIFSGIVLMQLEEEDILSIEESIKKYIPSIGISDSIKIKHILSHTSQGEIGKQFYYSNRFGLLTSVIEKVAGQTFEEVINTRIINKLQLKNTYLLKDSLQLVSENRKIASPYFLGGEMKNGFLEKTPREGFIDYGFSASAGITSTVIDLGILSDALDNNTLISNSSKEKMTSPFNNKLPYGLGIFTQKFMNKKLQWGYGQYDCYSSLFLKVPDKNLTFIIAANNNLMSDPARLINGDVTTSLFALSFLKNYVFNLPEISLFEEEQSLGTLKNKISDTNSEFYRKKLIAQLSAESYMSRFDDTKTTFSKKILNQLFELFPEYENYGDLNLLFNLQFLKLITTMRDQPELVDFDVQYQKIGKKLLSEDSNNPYANYYMANYYQMKNDIDSTSHFYHKIIDAKNFSPWWYTNEAEQWIKSNKN; translated from the coding sequence ATGAACATCAAATCAAAATTAGTGCAGAAAACCTTGCTGTTTTTTATATGCAAAATCTTCATTTTAATTACATTACTTTTTAGTAGTTGTACAAAAAAAGAAGAGCTGACTAATAGCATTACAAAAGATGTATTTGCTTCAGAAATAAATCAATTAAAAGATTATTTTCAAATACCAGGCTTATCCATCTTAATTAAAAATGATAATGAAATTATTTATGAAGATTACCTAGGCTTTGCAAATATTTCTGATAAAACTCCATTGGATAAAACAACTACGATTCCAATGGCTTCTTTAACTAAAATTTTCTCTGGAATTGTATTAATGCAATTAGAAGAAGAAGATATATTATCTATTGAGGAGTCTATAAAAAAATATATTCCGTCTATAGGTATCTCAGATTCTATAAAAATAAAACACATCTTATCTCATACCTCTCAAGGTGAAATAGGCAAACAATTTTATTATAGTAATCGATTTGGATTGCTAACTAGTGTCATTGAAAAAGTGGCTGGACAAACCTTTGAAGAAGTAATTAATACAAGAATTATTAATAAACTCCAGCTTAAAAACACTTATTTATTAAAAGATTCGTTACAACTCGTTTCTGAAAATAGAAAAATAGCATCTCCATATTTTTTAGGTGGTGAAATGAAAAATGGTTTTTTAGAAAAAACGCCTAGAGAAGGCTTTATTGATTATGGTTTTTCTGCTTCTGCTGGAATAACTTCTACAGTTATAGATTTAGGGATATTAAGTGATGCATTGGATAACAATACACTTATATCTAATTCTTCAAAAGAGAAAATGACATCTCCATTTAATAATAAATTACCATACGGCTTGGGAATTTTTACCCAAAAGTTTATGAATAAAAAGTTACAATGGGGTTATGGACAATACGATTGCTATTCTAGTTTATTTCTTAAAGTTCCTGATAAAAATTTAACGTTTATAATCGCTGCAAACAACAATTTAATGAGTGATCCTGCACGTTTAATTAATGGAGATGTTACTACATCGTTATTTGCTTTGAGTTTTCTTAAAAATTATGTGTTCAATTTACCAGAGATTTCTCTATTTGAAGAAGAGCAATCATTAGGTACGTTAAAAAATAAAATAAGCGATACTAATAGTGAGTTTTATCGCAAAAAATTAATTGCTCAATTATCTGCAGAAAGTTATATGTCAAGGTTTGATGATACTAAAACAACATTTAGCAAAAAGATCTTAAATCAATTATTTGAGTTATTCCCTGAATATGAAAATTATGGTGATTTAAATTTATTATTTAATCTTCAATTTTTAAAATTGATAACTACAATGCGAGATCAACCTGAACTTGTAGATTTTGATGTTCAGTATCAAAAAATTGGCAAAAAACTTCTTTCTGAAGATTCTAATAATCCATATGCAAACTATTATATGGCTAACTATTACCAAATGAAAAATGATATTGATAGTACGTCACATTTTTATCACAAGATAATTGATGCAAAAAACTTTTCACCTTGGTGGTATACCAATGAAGCTGAACAATGGATAAAATCTAATAAAAATTAA
- the mce gene encoding methylmalonyl-CoA epimerase: MDKIEHIGIAVKNINESNTLFEKLFGEPHYKIEDVESEGVKTSFFQVGPNKIELLEATNEDSPIAKFMAKKGEGVHHIAFAVKDINAEIARLKKEGFIVLNETPKKGADNKLVAFLHPKTTNGVLIELCQEIKK, encoded by the coding sequence ATGGATAAAATAGAACATATAGGTATTGCTGTTAAAAATATAAATGAATCAAATACATTATTTGAAAAATTATTTGGAGAACCTCATTATAAAATTGAAGATGTTGAAAGTGAAGGTGTAAAAACATCTTTTTTTCAAGTTGGACCTAATAAAATTGAATTATTAGAAGCCACTAATGAAGATAGTCCTATTGCAAAATTTATGGCAAAAAAAGGAGAAGGAGTACATCATATTGCATTTGCAGTAAAAGATATTAATGCCGAAATAGCACGTTTAAAAAAGGAAGGCTTTATTGTATTAAATGAAACTCCCAAAAAAGGAGCTGATAATAAGTTAGTTGCATTTTTACACCCAAAAACTACAAATGGCGTTTTAATAGAATTATGTCAAGAGATAAAAAAATAA
- a CDS encoding MBL fold metallo-hydrolase: protein MKHLLSFILALTISLFSFSQTATRTITKIKGDLYRFQNNGHYSVFLITDEGAIVTDPINKDAATWLKAEIKKRFDLPVKYVIYSHHHDDHVSGGEVFDEAIFVGHTLTKKNIEDKKIPTPVPNETFKTRKLITLGNQYVALIYPGKSHSDDCIAIYFPDEKVVFGVDFISVDRLPYRTLNGAFLPDWIQAIKKVETLDFDTFVPGHGDMGTKTDVKEHREYFEALYNAVKEAKSKGQSLDEMKRSILLEAYKDFSQYDAWREMNIEGVYNFLTKK, encoded by the coding sequence ATGAAACATCTATTATCTTTTATATTGGCATTAACTATCTCTTTATTTAGTTTTAGTCAAACGGCGACAAGAACAATTACGAAAATTAAAGGCGATTTATACCGCTTTCAAAACAATGGACACTATTCAGTATTTTTAATTACTGATGAAGGAGCTATTGTAACAGATCCTATTAATAAAGATGCAGCAACATGGCTTAAAGCAGAGATTAAAAAACGATTTGATCTACCTGTTAAATATGTGATTTATAGCCACCATCATGATGACCATGTAAGTGGAGGTGAAGTTTTTGATGAAGCAATATTTGTGGGTCATACACTTACAAAGAAAAATATTGAAGATAAAAAAATACCTACACCAGTTCCTAATGAAACATTTAAAACTAGAAAATTAATCACATTAGGAAATCAATATGTTGCATTGATTTATCCTGGTAAAAGCCATTCAGACGATTGTATCGCTATTTATTTCCCTGATGAAAAAGTAGTGTTTGGAGTTGATTTTATTAGTGTAGACCGATTGCCTTATCGTACACTTAATGGTGCTTTTTTGCCTGATTGGATTCAAGCTATTAAAAAGGTAGAGACATTAGATTTCGATACGTTTGTTCCAGGGCACGGGGATATGGGAACAAAAACTGATGTGAAAGAACATAGAGAATATTTTGAAGCACTTTATAATGCTGTAAAAGAAGCAAAATCTAAGGGACAATCTTTAGATGAAATGAAGCGTAGTATTTTACTTGAAGCATATAAGGATTTTAGTCAATATGATGCCTGGCGAGAAATGAATATCGAAGGCGTCTATAATTTTTTGACAAAAAAATAA